The proteins below come from a single Cervus canadensis isolate Bull #8, Minnesota chromosome 2, ASM1932006v1, whole genome shotgun sequence genomic window:
- the LOC122436871 gene encoding proteasome subunit alpha type-3 produces the protein MSSIGTGYDLSASTFSPDGRVFQVEYAMKAVENSSTAIGIRCKDGVVFGVEKLVLSKLYEEGSNKRLFNVDRHVGMAVAGLLADARSLADIAREEASNFRSNFGYNIPLKHLADRVAMYVHAYTLYSAVRPFGCSFMLGSYSVNDGAQLYMIDPSGVSYGYWGCAIGKARQAAKTEIEKLQMKEMTCRDVVKEVAKIIYIVHDEVKDKAFELELSWVGEITNGRHEIVPKDIREEAEKYAKESLKEEDESDDDNM, from the coding sequence ATGAGCTCAATCGGCACCGGGTATGATCTGTCAGCTTCTACATTCTCTCCGGATGGAAGAGTTTTTCAAGTTGAATATGCTATGAAGGCTGTGGAAAATAGTAGTACAGCTATTGGAATCAGATGTAAAGACGGCGTTGTCTTTGGGGTAGAAAAATTAGTCCTGTCTAAACTTTATGAAGAAGGTTCCAACAAACGACTTTTTAATGTTGATCGACACGTTGGAATGGCAGTAGCAGGTTTGTTGGCAGATGCTCGTTCTTTAGCAGACATTGCAAGAGAAGAGGCTTCCAACTTTAGATCTAACTTTGGATATAACATTCCACTAAAACATCTTGCAGACAGAGTGGCCATGTATGTACACGCATATACACTCTACAGTGCTGTTAGACCTTTTGGCTGCAGTTTCATGTTAGGGTCTTACAGTGTGAATGACGGTGCACAACTCTACATGATTGACCCATCGGGTGTTTCATATGGTTATTGGGGCTGTGCCATTGGCAAAGCCAGGCAGGCTGCAAAGACAGAAATTGAAAAGCTTCAGATGAAAGAAATGACCTGCCGTGATGTTGTtaaagaagttgcaaaaataatttatatagtcCACGATGAAGTTAAGGATAAAGCTTTTGAACTAGAGCTCAGCTGGGTTGGTGAAATAACTAATGGAAGACATGAAATAGTTCCTAAAGATATaagggaagaggcagagaaatatgCCAAGGAATCTTTGAAGGAAGAAGATGAATCAGATGATGATAACATGTAA